The proteins below come from a single Eucalyptus grandis isolate ANBG69807.140 chromosome 3, ASM1654582v1, whole genome shotgun sequence genomic window:
- the LOC108958072 gene encoding putative F-box protein At1g31090, protein MMRLENNLPHEIVLEILKRLPVKPLMRFKCVSKLWLCTIEDLDFMALHLKHMALHLNPLALSGTNWYILLTDWYFSSDQRSSLYPQKSLTLASQSEIEVPFISSMGYYGVVGSYNRLIYFVEANAEDRSQRIFLWNLFTRKHKAILSSLLDYPFVYMYAAHMVEIDLVTMVDSMVFP, encoded by the coding sequence ATGATGAGGCTGGAGAACAACCTCCCTCATGAGATAGTGCTCGAAATTCTCAAGAGATTACCCGTAAAGCCTCTCATGAGATTCAAATGTGTCTCCAAATTGTGGCTTTGCACAATTGAAGATCTTGACTTCATGGCCTTGCACTTGAAGCACATGGCCTTGCACTTGAACCCCTTGGCTTTGAGTGGCACGAATTGGTATATTCTTCTTACAGATTGGTACTTTTCTAGCGATCAAAGGAGCTCTCTATATCCACAAAAGTCTCTTACATTGGCTTCTCAGTCGGAAATTGAAGTTCCATTTATTAGCTCAATGGGCTATTATGGTGTTGTGGGTTCGTACAATAGATTGATCTATTTTGTTGAGGCTAATGCTGAAGATCGCAGTCAAAGgatatttttgtggaatttATTCACTAGAAAGCACAAGGCGATTCTAAGTTCACTTCTGGATTATCCGTTTGTTTACATGTATGCTGCTCATATGGTGGAGATTGATCTAGTAACTATGGTAGATAGCATGGTTTTCCCATAG
- the LOC104435793 gene encoding TMV resistance protein N-like — MVAITNSKILIPIFSVNYGTSSWCLDELVQIMERNNNNGQIVLPIFYKVKLAEVQYQTGRFGEAFHERESRWHERSSFDPTTLDKWKQALLEVSNLKGYEADGSEVELVKSVVQKVLNELKKKFELIISENLVGIDSHVKNVMELLDDKSHPLLFVGIHGMGGIGKTTLAKTIYNMLFDQFEHHSFIANIRESWKRGAHDLQNQLIFDLSNQKNEVRNKDEGINFISSMFKDKKVLLLLDDVDKVDQVKCLAGNHDWFSLGSMIIITTRNKGILELAGVDHNYDLTELDHHQSLILFSKHAFRKDFPPSEFEDLTHEVVSTTGGLPLSLEVLGSSLCGKESKEWREMIKKLRKVPHIEVREKLRISYDALEYEQKKIFWISLAFSLALTGQLHSTCGMLVTFFQGRILKY, encoded by the exons ATGGTAGCCATCACAAATAGTAAGATCTTGATCCCGATTTTCTCTGTGAATTATGGTACAAGCAGTTGGTGCCTGGATGAACTGGTTCAAATAATGGAgcgtaataataataatgggcAGATAGTTTTGCCTATATTCTACAAAGTGAAACTAGCTGAAGTGCAATATCAAACCGGGAGATTTGGAGAGGCATTTCATGAGCGTGAGAGTCGTTGGCATGAGAGGTCTTCTTTTGACCCAACGACTTTGGACAAATGGAAGCAAGCACTCCTTGAAGTCAGCAACTTGAAAGGATACGAGGCCGATGG GTCTGAAGTAGAGTTGGTGAAATCGGTTGTTCAAAAAGTGTTGAATGAactaaagaaaaagtttgagttgATTATTTCTGAGAATTTGGTAGGAATTGATAGTCATGTGAAGAATGTTATGGAACTTCTGGATGATAAATCTCATCCCCTCCTATTTGTTGGCATCCATGGAATGGGAGGCATTGGTAAAACTACTCTTGCTAAAACCATTTACAACATGCTATTCGATCAATTTGAGCATCATAGCTTCATTGCAAATATAAGGGAATCATGGAAGCGTGGTGCTCATGACTTACAAAATCAGTTGATCTTTGatttatcaaatcaaaaaaatgaagTTCGTAATAAGGATGAAGGGATTAATTTCATCTCCTCCATGTTTAAAGATAAAAaggtccttcttcttcttgatgatgtggataaGGTCGATCAAGTGAAGTGTTTGGCCGGTAATCATGATTGGTTTTCTTTGGGAAGTATGATCATTATTACCACCAGAAACAAGGGAATTCTTGAATTAGCTGGGGTGGATCACAACTATGACCTCACGGAATTGGATCACCATCAATCTTTGATTCTGTTTAGCAAACATGCGTTTCGAAAGGACTTTCCTCCAAGTGAATTTGAGGACCTCACTCATGAAGTTGTATCCACCACCGGAGGACTTCCCTTGTCCCTTGAGGTTTTAGGTTCATCATTGTGTGGAAAAGAGTCAAAAGAATGGAGAGAGATGataaaaaagttaagaaagGTCCCTCATATAGAAGTGCGAGAAAAGTTAAGgataagttatgatgcattagaatatgaacaaaaaaaaatattttggatatCGCTTGCTTTCTCATTGGCACTGACGGGACAATTGCATTCTACATGTGGGATGCTTGTGACTTTTTTCCAGGGGAGAATATTGAAGTATTGA